A portion of the Bubalus kerabau isolate K-KA32 ecotype Philippines breed swamp buffalo chromosome 1, PCC_UOA_SB_1v2, whole genome shotgun sequence genome contains these proteins:
- the LOC129652654 gene encoding nascent polypeptide-associated complex subunit alpha-like, translating into MPGEATDTVLATEQELPQPQAETGSGTESDSDESVPELEEQDSTQATTQQAQLAAAAEIDEEPVSKAKQSRSEKKARKAMSKLGLRQVTGVTRVTIRKSKNILFVITKPDVYKSPVSDTYVVFGEAKIEDLSQQAQLAAAEKLKVQGEAVSNIQENTQTPTVQEESEEEEVDGTGVEVKDIESVMSQANVSRAKAVRALKNNSNGIVNAIMELTM; encoded by the coding sequence ATGCCCGGTGAAGCCACAGACACCGTCCTTGCTACAGAGCAGGAGTTGCCACAGCCCCAGGCTGAGACAGGGTCTGGAACAGAATCTGATAGTGATGAATCAGTCCCAGAGCTTGAGGAACAGGATTCTACACAGGCAACCACACAACAAGCTCAGCTGGCAGCAGCAGCTGAAATCGATGAAGAACCAGTCAGTAAAGCAAAACAGAGCCGGAGTGAAAAGAAGGCACGGAAGGCTATGTCCAAACTGGGTCTTCGACAGGTTACAGGGGTTACTAGAGTCACTATCCGGAAATCTAAGAATATCCTTTTTGTCATCACAAAACCAGATGTgtacaagagcccagtttcagatACCTACGTTGTTTTTGGGGAAGCCAAGATTGAGGATTTATCTCAGCAAGCACAGTTAGCAGCTGCTGAGAAATTAAAAGTTCAAGGTGAAGCTGTCTCAAACATCCAAGAAAACACACAGACTCCAACTgtacaagaggagagtgaagaggaagaggTTGACGGAACAGGTGTGGAAGTTAAGGACATAGAATCGGTCATGTCACAAGCAAATGTGTCGAGAGCAAAGGCAGTCAGAGCCCTGAAGAACAACAGTAATGGTATTGTAAATGCTATTATGGAATTAACAATGTAA